GTTCCCACCAAACCGAAAACCGACAAGCCGAAAACGAACACTACGAATGCGGATCCAACGGATCAGAACCTTCTCAACGCGCTGAACAATATCGGTAATGATGGGCCCACGAATAATTCTTCCGACGGCGATGGCAACAAGCCCGGCAATCAGGGCGATCCGAACGGCACCAATTCCAACAATTATGACGGGCCGCCCGGCGAAGGCGGACCGGGTCTGCAGTGGAGTCTGAATGGGCGGAAGATGAAGAACCCTCCACCGGCGATCAACGATTTTGATGAAGAAGGTGTTATTGTAGTGGACATAACCGTTAACGAGAAGGGGAAAGTGACCTGGGCAGAAGTAAACCGTTCAAAATCCAAAAATCCTAATTATTCGCTCTGTCAGAAAGCGAGGCAGGCCGCATTCCTCACCAAATTCAGTGAGAGCGGAGGGAACAACGAACAGCGCGGGAGCATCACCTTCATCTTCACACTGAAGTGAGCTGGCAGAAAACGCTCGATTACCTCTACTCCACTCTTCCCATGTTTCATCGCACAGGGCCCGCCGCGCTGAAGCCGGGTTTAGGCAACACGCGGGCGCTGCTGGAAGTGTTAGGTGAACCACATGAAAATTTCCGCAGTATACATATAGCCGGTACGAACGGCAAGGGAAGTACCTCACATATTATCGCATCCATCCTGCGCGCGGCGGGGTACAGAGTAGGATTATATACTTCTCCGCATGTAAAAGATCTGAGGGAGCGCATCCGCATCAATGGAAAAATGATTCCGCGGGAACGCGTTATTGCTTTTGTAAAAAAACACAAAAAAGAATTTGAGCGTATAAAGCCCTCTTTCTTTGAAATGATGGTAGGACTGGCTTTTGATCATTTTTCAAGGAACAAGGTAGACATTGCCGTGATCGAGACCGGTTTGGGCGGGCGTCTGGACAGTACGAACGTGCTGGATCCGGAGTTGTCGGTGATCACGAACATCAGTTACGATCATACTAATTTGCTTGGGAAGACCCTTCGCAGGATTGCGGAGGAGAAAGGCGGTATCATTAAGGAGAGTGGTCTGGTAGTGATCGGGGAAAAGCAAAAAGATTCATGGCCCGTATTCCGGCGCATCGCGAAGAAAAAAAACGCGGATCTGAGGAGTGCGGAAGATGCCTACCGGATCAGCAATCTGCGCAATGTATGGTCGAAGGGAAAACTGTGTTTGCAGTGTGATATTTCCGTAAAAGGCACGCGGCGTGTTTTCCGCGACGTAAAATGCGATCTGCCGGGTTACTACCAGGCGAAGAATATCCGCACGGCTTTGCTGGCGGTTGAATTGCTGAGCCGCCACCGCAACCTGAAGATTAATCTGCGTCATGCAGGAGAGGGACTATACAACGTGATGAAGAACACGGGGCTTCGCGGGCGGTGGGAGGTGCTGCGGCAGCATCCGGCGGTGATTGCAGATGTGGCACACAATGAGGCGGGCATGAAAGCGGTGCTGGAGATGCTGGAAGAAACGCCGCATGAGAACCTGCACATCATTTTCGGTGTGGTGGGAGATAAGAGTCCGGTTCGTTTATTAAAACGCCTGCCGAAAGAAGCGTTCTATCATTTTTGCCGTGCGAACATTGAGCGCGCCATGCCGGTAGATGAGCTGGTGAAGAGGGCCGGAAAATACGGCCTGCACGGAGTGTGCTATCCGGATGTAAAACAGGCCTTGAAAGGCGCTCGGGCGATGGCCGGCAAGAAAGACCTTGTGCTGGTAACAGGCAGTGTGTTTGTAGTGGCGGAGGTAATGTGAGTTCAAGGGGGAATTTTCAAAATGCTAAATTTGCCCTCCGGGCAATTAGCCTATACGCAGTAGCGTACAGGCAGGCTTAGTTGGTTCTTTAGTAGGATGGGCAATTAGCTCAGTTGGTTTAGAGCACTACCTCGACAAGGTAGGGGTCACAGGTTCGAATCCCGTATTGCCCACGATGCAAGTGTATTGTTCTAATATTCAATTACTTGCAATATTTTCATGAATTCTGTAAAATAGTATATTTGCATCCCTCAATTAGGGAGCTTAGCCTATACAAAATAGCGTATAGGCAGGCTCAGTTGGTTCAGAGTAAGAATTAAATGGGAGCTTAGCTCAGCTGGTTCAGAGCACCTGCCTTACAAGCAGGGGGTCACAGGTTCGAACCCTGTAGCTCCCACCCAACGAAATCAAGCCTTTCAGAAGTACTGAAAGGCTTTTTTGTAAAGCATACTTTTATTTCTGCATGAGGACATTGTATCTCCTGTTCATCACCTCATTATAGTTGCTCTTCATTCCGGCAGAGAGAAAAGAATTCTCTACCCATTGTTGCGCAAGGGGGCGGCTTTCACGGAATCTGTTAAATACATTTTTTACCTGCTTATCATTTAATCCAAGCAGAAGACCCAGGCGTTCGAAATGCCCGCCCTGCAGCTTCCTCTTTTTACCTTCCAGCGTCAGTGCCAGTTCCTCCGTATCCTCCGGATTCACCACACTTACGTTGAGCAGATCGTAGGCCGGAGCGAGCAACCAGTGCCCGCCAGACAGGATCATCGAAAAGTTTTTCAGGTGCATGTCGTTGTTCCCTGTAAGGAAACAAAAGACACACAACTCAAAAAACCGGACGGTATCCAATAAGGTGTTATCAGAATTCTGATGTATCGCCTTTCCCACGCGTTCCAATGAACTCTTATACTTGTCATGGGCTTCCAGGACCTGAAACATATCCAGCATGTGAATTTTTTCTCCGCTATCGGATCTGTCGATCCGTTTAGTGACGTAGGACAGCTCACCCGATTGCAGACGTATTAAACTTGACTTCACAGTACGTATTTCAAACGCATCGGCGATGCGCATGGTGACATGCTCATTCTGGGGCATTTCGGGGTAATGCTCAGAGGGTGGCTTGAAAATGAAATTTCCTCCCAGTGCGCCAACAACGGTCAGACGAGATTTGTTTTTAGTTCCTATCGTATCTTTCACCAGCGACAGGGATAATTTGGGTTGTACACCCGGCACGGCAATGCTCCGCTCTACGATACTCTTCGCCAGTTCCGACATTTGGCCGATTGTGTAGGGTAAGGCGGGCGCGGTTGTTGTTCCAAAAAACTCCATGCTGCATTTTTCATGGAACTCGCTGTTACTCTCAGCCTCCAGTTTTTGATAACAATACAAGCATTTCCTATTCATCTTCACCCGGAATTTGTTTAACGCTTACCGCCCCGATGCAATTCCCGCAGCAGGCCAAAAGCAGTCCCATCCGGTCGTTCGGATTTACTTTCCAGTTCTTCGATGCGATATCCAGGAGCCATCCTTCAGGAATAAGGCCTTCAAAAAATGGGAACAACCGGTTTTCGATATACGGACGTTCAGTAATGGGCATTGAAAAAGTGATGAACTGCCCGGGGTACTTTAAGGCATATTCCTTTTCATACAGAAAGGTGTATTGGCCATCATCCGTTTCCGTCAGGACACCTGCGAGTTCATCTTTGTAGTATATTTTTGCGCGCCTCATTTTTCTTCCGGGTTCTCCTTTTTCAATAACAGTTCTCTTTGACTTACGGGAACCAATACATGTCCGAACATTTTAAGAACCTGGTTTACTTTTTCCAGTTTTACATTTTCTTTCCCCTGTTCAATTTTTCGCACTATGGTGAGCGCCACGCCTGCTCTTTCGGCGAACTGTGCCTGGGTCAGACGGGCGTCTTTGCGTTTACTTTT
Above is a genomic segment from Bacteroidia bacterium containing:
- a CDS encoding bifunctional folylpolyglutamate synthase/dihydrofolate synthase; the protein is MSWQKTLDYLYSTLPMFHRTGPAALKPGLGNTRALLEVLGEPHENFRSIHIAGTNGKGSTSHIIASILRAAGYRVGLYTSPHVKDLRERIRINGKMIPRERVIAFVKKHKKEFERIKPSFFEMMVGLAFDHFSRNKVDIAVIETGLGGRLDSTNVLDPELSVITNISYDHTNLLGKTLRRIAEEKGGIIKESGLVVIGEKQKDSWPVFRRIAKKKNADLRSAEDAYRISNLRNVWSKGKLCLQCDISVKGTRRVFRDVKCDLPGYYQAKNIRTALLAVELLSRHRNLKINLRHAGEGLYNVMKNTGLRGRWEVLRQHPAVIADVAHNEAGMKAVLEMLEETPHENLHIIFGVVGDKSPVRLLKRLPKEAFYHFCRANIERAMPVDELVKRAGKYGLHGVCYPDVKQALKGARAMAGKKDLVLVTGSVFVVAEVM
- a CDS encoding helix-turn-helix transcriptional regulator encodes the protein MKSLSEFVKSKRKDARLTQAQFAERAGVALTIVRKIEQGKENVKLEKVNQVLKMFGHVLVPVSQRELLLKKENPEEK
- a CDS encoding energy transducer TonB, with the protein product MDYAKTAAKDRAIAGSGTVGFLLLMLLFLIWYKIIPPDPPFEPSLKAGIEVDFGTDPEGMGNDHSMTPYNPDDANNSNNSSSPTSPPDDQQLTQDDGEVPTKPKTDKPKTNTTNADPTDQNLLNALNNIGNDGPTNNSSDGDGNKPGNQGDPNGTNSNNYDGPPGEGGPGLQWSLNGRKMKNPPPAINDFDEEGVIVVDITVNEKGKVTWAEVNRSKSKNPNYSLCQKARQAAFLTKFSESGGNNEQRGSITFIFTLK
- a CDS encoding HipA N-terminal domain-containing protein yields the protein MRRAKIYYKDELAGVLTETDDGQYTFLYEKEYALKYPGQFITFSMPITERPYIENRLFPFFEGLIPEGWLLDIASKNWKVNPNDRMGLLLACCGNCIGAVSVKQIPGEDE
- a CDS encoding HipA domain-containing protein, translated to MNRKCLYCYQKLEAESNSEFHEKCSMEFFGTTTAPALPYTIGQMSELAKSIVERSIAVPGVQPKLSLSLVKDTIGTKNKSRLTVVGALGGNFIFKPPSEHYPEMPQNEHVTMRIADAFEIRTVKSSLIRLQSGELSYVTKRIDRSDSGEKIHMLDMFQVLEAHDKYKSSLERVGKAIHQNSDNTLLDTVRFFELCVFCFLTGNNDMHLKNFSMILSGGHWLLAPAYDLLNVSVVNPEDTEELALTLEGKKRKLQGGHFERLGLLLGLNDKQVKNVFNRFRESRPLAQQWVENSFLSAGMKSNYNEVMNRRYNVLMQK